In the Clostridium cellulovorans 743B genome, ATATCCAATACCATAACTTCAGGAAGATATTCTATAATCATATCCCTAGCTTCATATACATCTTTTGCCGTAGCAATTACTTCTATTCCATTATCAATAGCTATTCCTCTTGATATAGCCTCTCTAAACAAAAGTGAATCATCCACAATAAGAACTTTTATTTTTTTCTTTAATTTTTGTACCATGACATTTACCTATATTTTTCTGTAAATTGCAGGACTAATATATTTGTATTTTGTTCTTAAATTACTTATAGACTCTGAATGACCAATAAAGAGATAGCCTCCAACTTCAGTATGATCATAAAATTTATTTACAATCTCTTCTTTGGTTTCGTTGTCAAAGTATATCATAACATTCCTGCAAAAAATAACTTGGAACTTTCTTTTAAAAGGATAGTACTCCTCCATTAAATTAAACCGTCTAAATATGACTTCTTTTCTAATTGAATCAACAACTTTACTTTTCTCATTGTTATAACTTTTAAAATATTTACTCTTCCATTCATTAGGAATGTTGTTTATTTGTGCTTTATCATATACACCTATATTTGCAACTTTTAGCACTTGAGAAGAAATATCCGTAGCTAAAAGTTTTGTATCCCAAGATAATCTATCATCTTTTAAAAAGTCTGCAATAACCATAGCCAATGTGTATGGCTCTTCACCACTTGAGCATCCAGCACTCCATATTCTTAAATCTCTGTCACTTACACCCCTCATTAAATATGGCAAAACGACCTTTCTAAGATAAAAAAAATGTTCTTGTTCTCTCATAAAATACGTATAATTTGTTGTAATCTTATTTACAAGATCATTTAATCTATCCCCTGTTTTATCACCAACAATATATTCTATATATTCTGAGAAGTTTTCAAAATTGTTTCTCTCAAGTTCACTGTTTAATCTTGTTTCTACTAAAGATTTTTTTTCTTTACTTAAATTTATCCCATAATTTTTCTTTATAAAATTTGATAACAAAATAAATTCTCTGTCATTTATTATTATCATAAGCTCACCCTTTAAAATTCAAATTAGTTGATAATAA is a window encoding:
- a CDS encoding CheR family methyltransferase — its product is MIIINDREFILLSNFIKKNYGINLSKEKKSLVETRLNSELERNNFENFSEYIEYIVGDKTGDRLNDLVNKITTNYTYFMREQEHFFYLRKVVLPYLMRGVSDRDLRIWSAGCSSGEEPYTLAMVIADFLKDDRLSWDTKLLATDISSQVLKVANIGVYDKAQINNIPNEWKSKYFKSYNNEKSKVVDSIRKEVIFRRFNLMEEYYPFKRKFQVIFCRNVMIYFDNETKEEIVNKFYDHTEVGGYLFIGHSESISNLRTKYKYISPAIYRKI